In Kordiimonas pumila, a single genomic region encodes these proteins:
- a CDS encoding Lrp/AsnC family transcriptional regulator, which yields MKNLDKIDIKILQALTRDGRISWRELADEVGLSLTPTLRRVRQMEDNGIIKGYTAELDENKLLGSMAAFISITLDRQVDEILHIFEDNVSKLPEVMSGHLMSGGADYLLHVYVRDLEHYREFLSVLSKVQGIAHIQSSFVLNTFTQRTAPMVTKR from the coding sequence ATGAAAAATCTAGACAAAATAGACATTAAAATTTTACAGGCGCTCACGCGGGATGGCCGTATATCGTGGCGCGAACTGGCGGACGAGGTTGGCTTGTCTTTAACCCCCACCCTTCGGCGGGTGCGCCAAATGGAAGATAATGGCATCATCAAAGGCTATACAGCAGAGCTTGACGAGAACAAGCTTCTAGGCTCTATGGCCGCCTTCATCTCCATCACGCTTGACCGGCAAGTCGATGAGATTTTACATATTTTTGAAGACAATGTTTCAAAACTGCCTGAGGTTATGAGCGGGCATCTTATGAGCGGCGGCGCTGACTATTTGCTACATGTTTATGTCCGCGACCTAGAGCATTACCGTGAATTTTTATCCGTTCTTTCCAAGGTGCAAGGCATTGCACACATACAGTCCAGTTTTGTTCTGAACACGTTCACACAGCGCACAGCACCAATGGTTACAAAGCGCTAA
- a CDS encoding HAD-IB family hydrolase has translation MNELTLTAPDIGYALGGADTVCIKAVLPQNKVQSFTAIILAGKRRGTDPVAAHAGTLSKAHVPLHGKPMIRYVMDALCQSGAVKTIVVVGDDAVQMAHDITLCQQQYPSVQCVFMGAGVGISGSLKSVMNRFGKVNPYLVTTADNPLLTPATVAEFIGGADKDAALAIGFVDQNTIEAAYPASKRTYLKFQDKSVSGANLFIMKAGQVEPALDFWQALEQNRKKPWQMIKAFGPKVLLGMLFQKLSLQHAFEAAGKIAGCSVSAYCLSSAEAAMDVDSVSDYYISETILMTRMKEQATSPVTAFCPLAGEQRNPCLHAIDARNHIAVFDLDRTITRGGTFTPFLLSTRKTLWGKAALFAKLFRHMISYRMGHISRTELKSRMLAVALKGQTEAGITKHADSYVKYTLDYNVRKECINAIKQHKITGNRLVLATASIDIYATLFARYLGFDEVICTETAFVGSRDTLTLKGENCYNVEKAKRVIDALLAGGNRQRADVFVSFYSDHHTDMALLDWADRPFVVSPDLKTYALAVIRQMKIVNW, from the coding sequence ATGAATGAACTAACTTTAACGGCCCCTGATATTGGGTATGCTCTTGGTGGGGCTGATACGGTCTGTATCAAGGCTGTTTTGCCGCAAAATAAAGTGCAGTCTTTTACCGCAATTATACTGGCAGGTAAGCGCCGGGGCACAGATCCTGTAGCAGCGCACGCTGGCACACTGAGCAAGGCACATGTGCCACTTCACGGCAAGCCTATGATCCGCTATGTAATGGATGCTCTGTGCCAGTCAGGTGCTGTTAAAACCATCGTTGTTGTTGGTGATGATGCGGTACAGATGGCACACGATATTACCTTGTGCCAACAGCAGTATCCTTCGGTTCAATGCGTTTTTATGGGGGCAGGAGTAGGTATTAGCGGCAGCCTTAAAAGCGTGATGAACCGCTTTGGCAAGGTAAACCCTTATCTGGTAACAACGGCAGATAACCCTTTGTTGACACCCGCAACAGTGGCTGAATTTATCGGCGGCGCAGACAAAGATGCAGCACTTGCCATTGGTTTTGTTGACCAAAATACGATTGAAGCGGCTTACCCTGCATCAAAGAGAACATATCTGAAATTTCAGGATAAGTCAGTATCTGGTGCTAACTTGTTTATTATGAAAGCGGGGCAAGTGGAGCCTGCGCTTGATTTTTGGCAAGCACTGGAACAGAACCGTAAAAAACCTTGGCAGATGATCAAAGCCTTTGGACCAAAAGTGCTGCTTGGTATGCTATTCCAAAAGCTTTCGCTTCAACATGCCTTTGAGGCAGCAGGGAAAATCGCAGGATGCTCTGTTTCTGCTTACTGTCTTTCCTCTGCCGAAGCCGCCATGGATGTGGATTCAGTTAGCGATTATTACATATCCGAAACAATACTTATGACACGTATGAAAGAACAGGCTACCTCGCCTGTTACGGCTTTTTGTCCGTTGGCCGGAGAGCAGAGAAACCCTTGCTTGCACGCAATTGACGCAAGGAACCATATAGCTGTTTTTGACCTTGATCGCACCATTACACGCGGCGGTACCTTTACACCGTTCCTGCTTTCAACACGTAAGACACTTTGGGGCAAGGCTGCTTTGTTTGCCAAATTATTCCGGCATATGATTTCATACAGAATGGGGCATATTAGCCGAACTGAGCTTAAGTCTCGCATGCTTGCTGTAGCACTGAAAGGCCAAACGGAAGCAGGCATCACTAAACATGCGGACAGCTATGTGAAATACACCCTTGATTACAATGTTAGAAAAGAGTGCATTAACGCTATAAAACAGCATAAGATTACAGGAAACAGGCTTGTACTTGCAACGGCGAGTATTGATATCTATGCAACTTTGTTTGCGCGCTATTTGGGCTTTGATGAGGTTATTTGCACAGAAACAGCTTTTGTTGGATCAAGGGACACGCTCACCTTAAAAGGCGAAAATTGTTATAATGTTGAAAAGGCCAAGCGTGTGATAGATGCTTTGTTGGCAGGCGGCAATCGGCAACGTGCTGATGTTTTTGTATCTTTCTACTCAGATCATCATACAGATATGGCCCTGCTTGACTGGGCAGACAGGCCTTTTGTGGTGTCACCTGACCTGAAAACATATGCACTTGCTGTTATCAGGCAAATGAAGATCGTAAATTGGTGA
- a CDS encoding PepSY domain-containing protein, whose amino-acid sequence MRTLNLAVIVAAIFLFLSPLTIAEGKTTSLISLTHAISIAEDRIKAQAIEAKMATSDNKVVYEIDLLHTGKLYEITMDAENGDFLKAKTPMLEGLWHKLLHPNRLKIAETLEPLSKMLQAFEQKTGGSVQQVALYLDDDQPFYGIKLQTDAGIADIELNALTGERTPSSSASQ is encoded by the coding sequence ATGCGAACCTTAAACCTTGCTGTCATCGTGGCAGCGATATTCTTATTTTTATCGCCCCTTACAATTGCTGAAGGCAAAACCACCAGCCTGATAAGCCTTACACACGCGATCTCTATTGCTGAGGACAGGATTAAGGCTCAAGCTATTGAAGCCAAAATGGCAACATCTGATAATAAGGTTGTTTACGAAATTGACCTGCTGCATACGGGCAAACTATATGAGATTACAATGGACGCTGAAAACGGCGACTTTCTCAAAGCTAAAACACCTATGCTTGAGGGGTTATGGCATAAACTACTGCACCCAAATCGTCTAAAAATTGCAGAAACACTGGAACCCCTATCAAAGATGCTTCAAGCCTTTGAACAAAAAACCGGTGGGTCAGTGCAACAAGTAGCTCTTTACCTAGATGATGATCAGCCGTTTTATGGGATCAAGCTTCAAACGGATGCAGGCATCGCCGACATAGAATTAAACGCTTTAACCGGTGAGCGTACACCTTCATCAAGCGCCAGCCAATGA
- a CDS encoding response regulator transcription factor: protein MNILLVEDDSRAANHVMKGLREAGHTVSHETDGKAATFMVAAESFDLIILDRMLPNVDGLTILKTMRATEDSTPVLLLSALGEVDDKVKGLRAGADDYLSKPFSLAELLARVDVLSRRGPVQPVTTHIQIADLEIDLLGREVRRGNQRIDLTTREFKILEYLAHHMGRVVTRSMLLENVWEYHFDPQTNIIDQHVSRLRQKVDKGFAIQLIHTVRGTGYVIRPPV from the coding sequence ATGAATATATTGCTGGTTGAGGATGACAGCCGCGCGGCCAATCATGTCATGAAAGGCCTGCGGGAAGCAGGCCACACTGTTAGCCATGAAACTGATGGTAAAGCGGCCACCTTTATGGTGGCGGCTGAAAGCTTTGACCTTATTATTCTTGATCGCATGCTACCGAATGTAGACGGTCTGACCATTCTCAAAACAATGCGCGCAACAGAAGATAGCACGCCGGTTTTACTACTCAGTGCTCTGGGTGAAGTTGACGACAAAGTAAAAGGCCTGAGAGCTGGTGCCGATGATTATCTCTCAAAGCCCTTTTCCCTTGCGGAACTACTAGCGCGTGTTGATGTCCTCAGCAGGCGCGGCCCTGTACAACCAGTTACAACGCATATCCAGATTGCCGATCTTGAAATCGACCTTCTTGGTCGTGAAGTAAGACGTGGTAACCAGCGCATTGACCTCACGACCCGCGAATTTAAAATATTGGAATATCTGGCCCACCATATGGGCCGCGTAGTAACCCGCTCCATGCTGCTTGAAAATGTGTGGGAATATCACTTTGACCCTCAAACAAATATTATTGACCAGCATGTAAGCCGCCTGAGACAAAAAGTTGATAAAGGCTTCGCCATACAGCTTATCCACACCGTGCGCGGCACCGGCTATGTGATAAGGCCACCTGTATGA
- a CDS encoding sensor histidine kinase, protein MTQGSTKYLRHSFAFRLVLIYLGIFMLSIALITATLFWFVIVSPLNTIKSQIDHEIGQLATSYMVDGEAALKKNLEKRAGTKNHSIGTAFHVFINPAGDVITTNLQSWPSKKQSGFYTIEADTYHEGQEIDYDSLSKERLFPNGARLIIGRDAEDIFDRREILLEALAWIAFAAILLGSIGGTLMSRAVNQRLENINNTARKVIAGNLSDRIETRGTGDDFDQLAETLNLMLSKIEISIASISRVSDSIAHELRMPLTRMRADLEDVYQITADNPKAGPVIEQAITEAERLKSVFEALLRIARLETGRHEITKKTFDLTVVMRDAIELYQPLADDKNLAISFQHAEQAMVHGDPDLLFQAASNILDNAVKYARPNTCVTITLATDAGRAVLCIENDSPTIPIHDLGRVTERFYRAAETSELEGLGLGLSLVKAVATAHNGHVNITNLPDGSGVAVELIVPAAPASILT, encoded by the coding sequence ATGACCCAAGGCAGCACCAAATATTTACGCCATAGTTTTGCGTTTCGGCTAGTGCTGATCTACCTGGGTATCTTCATGCTGTCGATCGCTCTAATAACAGCGACACTTTTCTGGTTTGTGATTGTATCCCCGCTCAACACAATTAAAAGCCAGATCGATCATGAAATAGGACAGCTTGCAACATCATATATGGTTGACGGCGAGGCTGCTCTTAAAAAAAACCTTGAAAAACGCGCTGGTACAAAAAACCATTCCATCGGAACAGCCTTTCATGTTTTTATAAACCCTGCAGGCGATGTTATTACAACAAACCTGCAAAGCTGGCCGTCTAAAAAACAAAGCGGCTTTTACACCATAGAAGCTGATACGTATCACGAAGGCCAAGAAATTGACTATGATTCTCTCTCAAAAGAACGGCTTTTCCCAAACGGTGCCCGCCTGATTATAGGCAGGGACGCGGAAGATATTTTTGATCGCAGGGAGATACTCCTCGAAGCTTTGGCGTGGATTGCATTCGCCGCTATTCTCCTTGGGTCTATTGGTGGCACGCTTATGAGCCGGGCGGTTAATCAACGATTGGAAAATATTAACAACACAGCCCGCAAGGTGATTGCGGGTAACCTGAGCGATAGAATAGAAACCCGCGGCACAGGGGATGATTTTGACCAGCTTGCAGAAACCCTGAACCTGATGCTGTCAAAAATTGAAATATCAATAGCCTCTATCAGCCGTGTATCAGACAGTATTGCCCACGAACTAAGGATGCCGCTCACACGCATGCGTGCTGATCTAGAAGATGTCTATCAGATTACAGCTGATAACCCCAAGGCAGGCCCCGTTATTGAACAGGCGATTACCGAGGCAGAAAGGCTGAAATCTGTTTTTGAAGCGCTACTGCGTATTGCCCGCCTTGAAACTGGCCGCCATGAAATCACCAAAAAGACCTTTGATTTAACCGTTGTCATGAGAGACGCCATTGAACTGTATCAACCGCTTGCAGATGATAAAAACCTAGCGATATCGTTCCAGCATGCTGAACAAGCCATGGTGCACGGCGACCCAGACCTTCTGTTTCAAGCCGCATCAAATATTCTTGATAACGCAGTTAAATATGCCCGGCCCAATACTTGTGTAACGATCACTCTGGCAACAGATGCTGGCAGGGCTGTTCTTTGTATTGAGAACGATAGCCCAACAATTCCCATTCACGACCTTGGGCGTGTGACCGAGAGGTTTTACCGTGCAGCAGAGACATCAGAACTTGAAGGGCTGGGGCTGGGGCTTAGCCTCGTGAAAGCAGTGGCAACAGCTCATAACGGGCACGTAAACATTACAAACCTGCCGGATGGTAGCGGTGTTGCCGTTGAACTTATTGTACCTGCTGCGCCCGCCTCCATACTTACCTAA
- a CDS encoding sensor histidine kinase, producing the protein MKNYSLKFRLLIGGTVAIFAALTFAWLIMILLFERHIERRIEDELKRYAFQLIADLTVDPAGTAVIVSKPIDPRFLKPASGLYWQISTKAEVLRSRSLWDQVMPKPHDATLSEWRTHLAPGPFGQTVFVLERLIEPGDEAGDVLIQIAHNEETVKEASAEFGRELGMFLLVLWVFLSAAAWVQVYLGLKPLSYLRKELVILRQNPTQRMGAKFPREVTPLTTALNELLSAREADLTRAKQRAADLAHGLKTPLAALSAQSRIIKESGGATEGMERAILAAKTAIDAELARTRAAASQTETEKCKAFPLVVSQRLISVLERTEKGMRLDYQINIPEALYVNMNPDDLNEILGPLLENAVKFARRVVRITGVASERTIALRIEDDGPGIEANRMAEALKRGKRLDEAGGGHGLGLAIARTLVEATYGDISLGKADIGGLNVELHWPVR; encoded by the coding sequence ATGAAAAACTACTCGCTTAAGTTCAGGTTATTAATTGGGGGAACCGTTGCTATTTTTGCGGCTCTCACCTTTGCTTGGCTTATCATGATTTTGCTCTTTGAGCGCCACATAGAACGCCGTATTGAGGACGAGCTAAAGCGTTACGCCTTTCAGCTTATTGCTGATTTAACAGTTGATCCTGCAGGGACTGCCGTCATTGTAAGTAAACCAATAGACCCCAGGTTTCTGAAGCCGGCAAGCGGCCTTTACTGGCAGATTTCTACGAAAGCAGAAGTTTTGCGGTCGCGGTCCTTGTGGGATCAGGTTATGCCAAAGCCGCATGATGCGACATTAAGTGAATGGCGTACCCATTTGGCGCCGGGCCCGTTCGGGCAAACGGTTTTTGTGCTGGAACGGCTTATTGAACCCGGCGATGAAGCGGGTGATGTGCTCATTCAAATAGCGCATAATGAAGAAACCGTGAAAGAGGCAAGTGCCGAATTTGGGCGGGAACTGGGTATGTTTCTTTTGGTGTTATGGGTCTTTCTGTCTGCCGCTGCGTGGGTACAGGTTTATCTGGGCTTAAAGCCCTTATCATATCTCCGTAAAGAACTGGTGATTTTGCGCCAAAACCCAACACAGCGTATGGGAGCCAAGTTTCCGCGTGAGGTAACACCCCTTACAACAGCATTGAATGAACTGCTTTCTGCGCGCGAGGCTGATTTGACGCGGGCCAAGCAGCGCGCGGCTGATCTGGCACACGGCCTGAAAACGCCGCTTGCAGCTTTAAGTGCGCAAAGCCGTATTATCAAGGAATCTGGCGGCGCCACGGAAGGTATGGAACGTGCTATTTTGGCCGCTAAAACCGCGATTGACGCAGAACTAGCCCGAACAAGAGCAGCGGCAAGCCAGACAGAGACAGAGAAATGCAAAGCATTCCCGCTTGTGGTAAGCCAGCGCCTTATATCTGTGTTGGAACGTACAGAAAAAGGCATGCGGCTTGATTACCAGATCAATATTCCAGAGGCTTTGTATGTGAATATGAACCCCGATGATCTGAATGAAATATTAGGGCCGCTTCTGGAAAATGCAGTAAAGTTTGCCCGGCGTGTTGTGCGGATAACGGGTGTCGCTTCAGAGCGCACTATTGCCCTTAGGATCGAAGATGACGGCCCTGGTATTGAAGCTAATAGAATGGCCGAGGCATTAAAGCGTGGTAAGCGGCTCGATGAAGCAGGTGGAGGACACGGCCTTGGTCTTGCGATTGCCCGAACGCTGGTTGAGGCAACATACGGTGATATAAGCCTTGGTAAAGCGGATATTGGCGGCCTGAATGTAGAGCTTCATTGGCCGGTTAGGTAA
- a CDS encoding response regulator transcription factor gives MRALVVEDDPDVGPDIVKALQAVGYVVELVTDGEEAWFQGSVEEYDIAILDLGLPFLDGLSVLKKWRTEGKHLPVLIVSARGDWTEKVEGIEAGADDYLGKPFEMGELVTRVKALIRRTAGHADATLSVGKLRIDTRRMVVNLGGVPINLSQLEFRLLNYLAHQPGRPVSAGELAEHLYGVDEPGDSNAIEALVLRIRRKIGASWIKTRRGFGYLLTEGDT, from the coding sequence ATGCGTGCGCTTGTGGTGGAAGATGACCCGGATGTCGGGCCAGACATTGTTAAAGCGCTTCAGGCTGTTGGATATGTTGTAGAACTGGTAACAGACGGTGAAGAAGCTTGGTTTCAGGGCAGCGTAGAAGAATATGATATTGCTATTCTCGACCTTGGTTTGCCGTTTCTGGACGGACTTTCGGTTTTGAAAAAATGGCGAACGGAAGGTAAACATTTACCTGTTCTTATTGTTTCAGCGCGGGGTGACTGGACCGAAAAGGTTGAGGGTATCGAGGCTGGTGCAGACGACTATCTGGGAAAACCTTTTGAAATGGGTGAGCTTGTCACCCGTGTGAAAGCACTAATTCGGCGCACAGCAGGGCACGCGGATGCCACGCTATCTGTGGGTAAACTCCGCATTGATACACGCCGGATGGTGGTTAACCTTGGCGGGGTGCCGATTAATCTTTCTCAGCTTGAGTTCCGTCTTTTAAACTATTTGGCGCATCAGCCTGGGCGGCCGGTTTCAGCAGGGGAACTGGCCGAGCATCTTTACGGTGTTGATGAACCGGGTGACAGTAACGCTATTGAAGCGCTTGTGCTGCGGATCCGCCGTAAAATAGGCGCTAGCTGGATAAAAACTCGGCGCGGCTTTGGGTATTTGCTGACCGAAGGCGATACATGA
- a CDS encoding PepSY domain-containing protein, whose amino-acid sequence MKTRSILLLGLALSIVDISYMAMGDDHDIARRALQNGEVLPLMEILKLSEKYVTGDIIEVELENKKDKIYYEIKFLEKSGKVMELFLDARTGAYIKLRAD is encoded by the coding sequence ATGAAAACACGATCTATATTATTATTGGGCCTAGCCCTTTCTATTGTCGACATAAGCTATATGGCTATGGGCGATGATCATGATATTGCGAGGCGCGCCTTGCAAAATGGTGAAGTTTTACCGTTGATGGAAATTCTCAAGTTATCCGAAAAATATGTCACAGGTGACATTATCGAGGTGGAGCTTGAGAACAAAAAAGACAAGATATACTATGAAATCAAGTTTCTGGAAAAATCTGGCAAGGTTATGGAACTGTTTCTCGATGCCCGTACTGGTGCTTACATTAAGTTGAGAGCAGACTAA
- a CDS encoding PepSY domain-containing protein, producing MVNYSKIFQGTVTALILGVGIHSSVAFAHDKHQSSAANEYVAAASNTLSLTDLQAVVTNKGITSTEIKVKGLLLEIEGYDTAGREVELMLDRRSGDIMHFEYDD from the coding sequence ATGGTAAACTACAGCAAAATTTTTCAAGGCACCGTAACAGCCCTTATCCTCGGCGTTGGTATCCACAGCAGCGTAGCATTTGCCCACGACAAACACCAATCGTCTGCCGCAAATGAGTATGTCGCGGCAGCCAGCAACACCCTAAGCCTCACAGACCTGCAAGCAGTGGTCACAAACAAAGGCATCACCTCGACCGAAATCAAGGTTAAAGGCTTACTGCTTGAAATAGAAGGCTACGATACTGCAGGCCGCGAGGTAGAGCTAATGCTTGACCGACGTTCAGGCGACATTATGCATTTTGAGTATGATGACTAA
- a CDS encoding methyl-accepting chemotaxis protein, translating to MINFLRNFKVNVRIWTLTGLSFLGMVLILWEFSTLVAELQTGDVSAKTFDSHLTFVYMVTAFLFALILALSWAITASIMKPLRCLQRELLVISEGKYDVPISDVNHGDGIAAMARAAELLRKNSLETERLRAEAEVVRKQREAEERELERQQIEAENIKHEEEMKQQRLMAEERHQMELDLANSFESEVSGVIQLLSSAVAELQMAADTMSDAIEETSNEANAATSATDATGRDMVSVAEATEGLTSAIGEIRTQVEQANVVTSNAMNVAKDAEGRVGSLASASDRISEVIHLINAIAEQTNLLALNATIEAARAGDAGKGFAVVASEVKSLANQTARATQEIEQQVLAMQLATKETVEAVKSIHKTINQVSEISSMIAAAVVEQEASTSEISRSVQNASQSTANLGQNVHRVQEVAHRSASAARTVSNSSGGLTEQASVLEEAVNRFTARLRS from the coding sequence ATGATTAATTTTTTGCGTAATTTTAAAGTGAATGTACGGATTTGGACACTAACCGGCCTGTCGTTTTTGGGCATGGTACTCATTTTATGGGAATTTTCGACGCTTGTTGCCGAACTGCAAACGGGTGATGTTTCTGCTAAAACATTCGATAGCCACTTAACGTTTGTATATATGGTTACGGCATTTTTATTTGCGCTTATTCTAGCACTGTCGTGGGCGATTACGGCCAGTATCATGAAACCTTTGCGGTGTTTGCAGCGTGAGCTTTTAGTTATTTCTGAAGGCAAATATGATGTTCCTATTTCAGATGTCAATCACGGTGATGGTATAGCTGCGATGGCGCGAGCAGCAGAACTGCTCAGGAAAAATTCGCTGGAAACCGAACGTTTGCGCGCAGAGGCAGAGGTGGTTCGCAAGCAGCGCGAAGCAGAAGAACGTGAGCTGGAGCGTCAGCAAATTGAAGCTGAAAATATTAAGCACGAAGAAGAAATGAAACAGCAGCGTTTGATGGCGGAAGAACGCCACCAGATGGAGCTTGATCTGGCCAACAGCTTCGAAAGCGAGGTTTCTGGTGTTATTCAATTGCTTTCTAGTGCTGTCGCTGAACTTCAAATGGCAGCAGATACTATGTCGGACGCCATTGAAGAAACAAGCAACGAAGCGAATGCAGCCACCAGTGCGACTGATGCCACAGGGCGGGATATGGTCTCTGTTGCTGAGGCCACAGAGGGCCTGACAAGCGCCATTGGTGAAATTCGCACGCAGGTGGAACAGGCCAATGTGGTGACATCAAACGCCATGAATGTTGCCAAAGATGCGGAGGGTCGTGTGGGGTCTCTTGCATCAGCATCAGACCGGATATCTGAGGTTATTCACCTGATTAATGCTATTGCCGAGCAAACAAACCTGCTTGCCCTCAATGCCACCATTGAGGCCGCGCGTGCGGGCGATGCCGGTAAAGGCTTTGCTGTGGTTGCAAGTGAAGTAAAGTCGCTTGCTAACCAAACAGCGAGAGCCACGCAAGAGATTGAGCAACAGGTTTTGGCCATGCAGCTTGCGACAAAAGAAACGGTTGAGGCAGTGAAATCTATTCACAAGACCATTAATCAGGTGAGCGAGATTTCAAGTATGATTGCGGCAGCGGTTGTGGAGCAGGAAGCATCGACAAGCGAGATTAGCCGCAGCGTTCAAAACGCGAGCCAAAGCACGGCAAATCTTGGGCAGAATGTACACCGTGTGCAGGAAGTAGCTCACAGAAGTGCGAGTGCGGCCCGCACGGTAAGCAACAGCTCTGGCGGCCTTACCGAACAGGCGAGTGTGCTTGAAGAGGCAGTTAACCGCTTTACAGCACGCCTTCGTAGTTGA
- a CDS encoding YqaE/Pmp3 family membrane protein — translation MRLLMALLLPPLVFFTINRPFQGIFCALLWLTIIGWPVAAIWAVYALGQYRNEEMRRSMNYRHF, via the coding sequence ATGCGACTTCTAATGGCTCTTTTATTGCCGCCTCTTGTTTTTTTCACAATCAATCGTCCTTTTCAGGGAATATTCTGTGCGCTTTTATGGCTTACCATCATTGGTTGGCCGGTTGCAGCCATATGGGCCGTTTATGCCCTTGGGCAATACAGAAATGAGGAAATGCGCCGCAGTATGAATTATCGGCACTTTTAA
- a CDS encoding NAD(P)/FAD-dependent oxidoreductase — protein sequence MMQKTDFLIIGAGIAGASTAFHLAGKADVLVIDMEDQAGYHTTGRSAAFYAETYGGPAIQPLTTASKGFYYNQPVGFADTEIKSPLGALYIFKESQRAIAQQLYAVQKKALPDIEMLDEVGVLKLMPALQPGLFAGGIYDPNCCRLDVAALHGAYIKGAKKAGVKFMLGAGLEAASYDGSLWHVKTRTGDIQAKVLVNAAGAWGDVVADIAGINPVGLKPLRRTIITVPNPKGKPFEAGYPVTLDIEDSFYFKPEGTGYLVSPADETLSAACDAQPELEDIAYAAEYFGQATGTEVTTILSKWAGLRTFAPDRVPVIGHAPDNPAFFWNVGQGGYGIQTAPAWSELVASMLLGINMPEYMRAACVDPSLYSPARF from the coding sequence ATGATGCAAAAAACAGATTTTTTAATAATCGGGGCAGGCATTGCAGGTGCAAGTACGGCTTTTCATCTTGCGGGCAAGGCTGATGTGCTTGTTATTGATATGGAAGATCAGGCGGGTTATCACACCACAGGCCGATCCGCTGCTTTTTATGCAGAAACATACGGTGGCCCGGCTATCCAGCCTCTTACAACAGCTTCAAAAGGTTTTTACTATAATCAGCCAGTAGGCTTTGCAGATACAGAGATTAAGTCTCCGCTTGGTGCTCTGTATATTTTTAAGGAAAGCCAGCGGGCTATTGCTCAACAGCTATATGCAGTTCAAAAAAAAGCTTTACCTGATATTGAGATGCTGGACGAGGTTGGTGTTCTGAAATTGATGCCTGCCTTGCAACCGGGTTTATTCGCGGGCGGCATATATGACCCTAACTGCTGCCGACTTGATGTAGCGGCCTTGCACGGTGCTTATATTAAAGGAGCGAAAAAGGCAGGTGTAAAATTCATGTTGGGCGCAGGGCTTGAGGCGGCAAGCTATGATGGCAGCCTTTGGCATGTGAAAACCCGCACAGGCGACATTCAGGCCAAAGTTTTGGTGAATGCTGCTGGTGCGTGGGGTGATGTTGTCGCTGATATTGCGGGTATAAACCCTGTGGGACTGAAACCGCTTAGGCGCACAATCATTACAGTACCGAACCCTAAGGGCAAGCCGTTTGAGGCTGGTTATCCAGTGACTCTCGATATTGAAGATAGCTTTTATTTTAAGCCAGAGGGCACAGGGTATCTGGTGTCACCTGCCGATGAAACCCTTAGTGCGGCGTGTGATGCCCAGCCAGAGCTGGAAGACATTGCGTATGCGGCAGAATATTTTGGTCAGGCAACAGGCACCGAGGTGACAACTATTCTGTCAAAGTGGGCAGGGCTTAGGACATTTGCGCCAGATCGTGTACCGGTTATTGGTCACGCACCGGATAACCCGGCATTTTTCTGGAACGTTGGTCAGGGCGGGTACGGTATTCAAACCGCTCCAGCCTGGTCAGAGCTTGTTGCCTCCATGTTGCTTGGCATAAATATGCCAGAATATATGAGAGCCGCGTGTGTGGACCCCAGCCTATATAGCCCTGCTCGCTTTTAG